A stretch of Meiothermus sp. QL-1 DNA encodes these proteins:
- a CDS encoding PP2C family serine/threonine-protein phosphatase, producing MRLARLEIATESNIGRRRRTNEDFHRVAVHPTPAGNLVLLAVADGMGGAEAGELASKLAIEGVSMAAKSYAEHAATGRPGVGLSLVMDKAFKLSQRRILQESERVPSRKGMGTTLTAVLLTEWNRQAVIGHVGDTRAYRYSSGRWTLLTQDHSWVAQQVRQGVLTADQAEDHPWKHMLTQALGLADVRYDIFSVNFAPGEVLVLATDGLYGLVPPEEWTIGNDLQSSLENWVGKALMRGGTDNITVVAARFR from the coding sequence ATGCGGTTGGCCCGGCTTGAAATTGCCACAGAGTCCAACATTGGTCGGCGGCGGCGAACCAATGAGGACTTTCACCGGGTAGCCGTGCACCCCACGCCAGCGGGCAACCTGGTCCTGCTGGCAGTGGCCGACGGCATGGGCGGTGCCGAGGCAGGGGAGCTGGCCAGCAAGCTGGCCATCGAGGGGGTCAGTATGGCCGCTAAGTCCTACGCCGAACACGCTGCCACAGGCCGGCCGGGGGTGGGGCTCTCGCTGGTGATGGACAAGGCCTTCAAGCTATCCCAGCGACGCATCCTGCAGGAAAGCGAGCGGGTGCCCTCACGCAAGGGCATGGGCACCACCCTGACCGCCGTCTTGCTCACCGAGTGGAACCGCCAGGCGGTGATCGGCCACGTAGGGGACACCCGGGCCTACCGCTACTCCTCGGGGCGTTGGACCCTGCTTACCCAGGACCACTCCTGGGTGGCCCAGCAGGTACGGCAGGGGGTGCTGACCGCCGACCAGGCCGAAGACCACCCCTGGAAGCACATGCTCACCCAGGCCCTGGGCCTGGCCGACGTGCGCTACGACATCTTCTCGGTGAACTTCGCCCCAGGCGAGGTGTTGGTGCTGGCCACCGACGGCCTCTATGGGCTGGTGCCGCCTGAGGAGTGGACGATTGGCAACGACCTTCAGTCATCCCTCGAGAACTGGGTGGGCAAGGCCCTGATGCGGGGCGGAACCGACAACATCACGGTGGTTGCGGCGAGGTTCCGATGA